The genomic DNA AGCGTGCTGCTGACGCAGCGGCGTGACCGGACGACGGATTGCCAAATTCGGTGGTTAGAAACGGCTTCATCGCGTCGAAAACCTCCGGTGCGACCGCGGTCGACGCATTGTTATCAAAATAGATCATCGCTCCACTCTCTCACGCAATTTACGTTTTACTAATTTAACATTTACAATCATAAATATCTTGAACGCAGTACTTACGATCACCGAACCAAACGGACGCACATGGGAATTGGGCGTCACCTCGGGCCGCGAATATACCATCGGCCGTGCAAAGGAGAACGACATCGTCCTCAACGACCGCCGCGTCTCGCGAAAACACGCCTTTATCACTACCTCAGGCGACGGATTTCTGCTGCACGACGGCTATTTTGAGAATGGAGCGGTTGTCCGCAGCGTCAACCGCGTTTTTGTGAACGGCGTGGCGAATATAGAACGCCTGCTCGAGAATGGCGATGTGATCATGATCGGCGAGAGCACGATTGCTTTCAAGAAGATCGCCCCGGCGGCACCTGAGAAATCATCGTTTTCTGCTTCCGTTCCGGTTCATGTCAAATATGACGATGCTCCGCTCGGCCACACGATGGTCCAGATGTCGGCCAACGAGATCATCGGCCGCCAATCGAACCTCGCAATGGAATCGACCGAGGCGACGCCCGACGAGATCAAAGATCTGCGTCGCAAGGCCAAGATCCTTGATCTGCTCTATGAGATGAGCAAAACGCTCGGCACCGTTTTCGATCTCGAGCAGATATTTGAAAAAGCGACCGACCTCATCTTTCGCGGCACGCCCGCCGATCGCGTAATCGCTCTTCTCGCCGACGAAACGGTCGACGGCAAGATCCTAAGCTACAGCCTCTATCAGGTCGGCGCTAAAACGCGCGACGAGAGCATTGCTCAACTCAGCGAAAAACTCACCGTCAGCCGCACCATCACGCAAAAAGTGATGGCCGACAAGATCGCCATTCTGTCGCAGGACGCCAAAACGGACGAGCAATTTCAAGGCGCCGAATCGATCGTTTCGCAAGGCGTGCGCTCCACGATCTGTGCTCCGTTGATCACGCAGTCGAATGTTCACGGCGTCGTTTACGCCGACCGGCTCGATCCTTTCGCCGCATTCACCGCCGATCATCTCGAACTGATCAGCGCCGTGGCCGCTCAAACGGCCGTCACAGTCGAGACCGTAAAAGCTCACAAACGCCTCGCCCGCGAAGAGGTCGCACGCGCCAACTACAGCCGTTTTATGCCGGAATACGTCGTAAAACAGATGCTTGATAATCCCGATTCGTTCAAGCTTGGCGGCGTGAATCAGACGATCACGGTGCTGTTTGCCGATATTCGCGGTTTTACCTCGTTGAGCGAAAGAGCCAATCCCGAAAAGATCGTCGGCCTGCTAAACAAATATTTTACGGCGATGACGGACATCATTTTTGCCCACGGCGGAACGCTCGATAAATACATCGGCGACGGCCTGATGGCATTGTTCGGCGCTCCGACAGCAACACCATCAGACCCGGTAAATGCTGTAAAAGCAGCAGTTACGATGCAAAAGCGTGTTCAGATGTTGAATGGTGAACTTCGGGCGGAGGGCTTTCCTTCCGTCCAGATCGGTATCGGACTACATACCGGTGAAGCAACAGTCGGATACATCGGCTCGGATAAGCGTTCCGAGTACACCGCTATCGGCGACACCGTAAA from Acidobacteriota bacterium includes the following:
- a CDS encoding FHA domain-containing protein, which gives rise to MNAVLTITEPNGRTWELGVTSGREYTIGRAKENDIVLNDRRVSRKHAFITTSGDGFLLHDGYFENGAVVRSVNRVFVNGVANIERLLENGDVIMIGESTIAFKKIAPAAPEKSSFSASVPVHVKYDDAPLGHTMVQMSANEIIGRQSNLAMESTEATPDEIKDLRRKAKILDLLYEMSKTLGTVFDLEQIFEKATDLIFRGTPADRVIALLADETVDGKILSYSLYQVGAKTRDESIAQLSEKLTVSRTITQKVMADKIAILSQDAKTDEQFQGAESIVSQGVRSTICAPLITQSNVHGVVYADRLDPFAAFTADHLELISAVAAQTAVTVETVKAHKRLAREEVARANYSRFMPEYVVKQMLDNPDSFKLGGVNQTITVLFADIRGFTSLSERANPEKIVGLLNKYFTAMTDIIFAHGGTLDKYIGDGLMALFGAPTATPSDPVNAVKAAVTMQKRVQMLNGELRAEGFPSVQIGIGLHTGEATVGYIGSDKRSEYTAIGDTVNLAARLEQNAGGGQILISEATKMAAGNIFPVTPLTPLLVKNRMQPVELFELKWD